In a genomic window of Candidatus Parvarchaeota archaeon:
- a CDS encoding adenylosuccinate synthase (catalyzes the formation of N6-(1,2,-dicarboxyethyl)-AMP from L-aspartate, inosine monophosphate and GTP in AMP biosynthesis) yields the protein AKAQPIYKNFRGWEDLGEQGWQEVAKKNSLDAFPQNCQKYLKFIKRFLGVPITILGVGPDREKTLVLKELPK from the coding sequence TTGCAAAAGCACAACCTATTTACAAGAATTTCAGGGGCTGGGAAGACCTAGGCGAGCAGGGTTGGCAGGAAGTTGCAAAAAAGAACTCCCTGGATGCTTTCCCCCAAAATTGCCAAAAATATCTCAAGTTCATAAAACGGTTTCTTGGAGTGCCAATCACGATACTAGGTGTCGGGCCCGACAGGGAAAAAACGTTAGTATTAAAGGAGTTGCCAAAGTAA